Part of the Ignavibacterium album JCM 16511 genome, CTTGATAATAATTCTGCTATTGTAACATGCGATAGCAGACATCATCCAGCCGGCTTATTTCTGCCTTTGGAAAGTAATCTTGAACAAAGTCAGAGATTCCAGGAACAAATAGAAGCATCTGTTCCCTTGAAAAAACAACTATGGCAGCAAACTATTTCTTCAAAAATTATAAATCAGGCATTGCTGCTAAATAAAATTGGCGTAAAGTCTGATAATATGAAAAAATGGGCTCGCGATGTTAAATCGGGTGACCCAGATAATCTTGAAGGAAGAGCTGCGGCTTATTACTGGAAAAATTTATTTCCGGAAGAACTCCAATTTCAACGGGATAGATATGGAAAACCTCCAAATAATTTATTGAACTACGGTTATGCCATTCTCAGAGCAGTTGTGGCTCGCTCGCTGGTTGCATCAGGATTATTGCCAACTCTGGGAATACATCATCACAATAAATACAATGCCTTTTGTCTTGCCGATGATATAATGGAACCGTACAGACCCTTTGTGGACGATATTATAGTAACATTAGTAAGGGACGGAGAAGATTTTACAGAACTTACTCCATCGATAAAAAAACAACTGTTGACTATACCTGTAATTGATGTCTTCATTGAAGAACAAAAAAGACCGCTGATGATTGCTGTTCAGCGAACCACATCATCTCTTGCAAAATGTTTTTCCGGCAATCAAAGAAAAATTATTTATCCGGTATTTAGATTATGAGATTAAATCAATACAGAATAATGTGGATACTTGTATTATTTGACCTTCCGACAGATACACCGAAGGATAGAAAGGCTTATGCAAAATTCAGGAAGGAACTGATAAAGGATGGATTCAATATGTTTCAGTTTTCAATTTATGCAAGGCATTGTGCAAGTAAAGAGAATATGCAGGCACATGTTAAAAGAGTAAGAGAAATTCTTCCTTCTAAAGGTCATGTCGGAATATTAAAAATAACCGACAAACAATTTGGAATGATGGAAATTTTTTACGGAAAGAAAAAAGAAGACAGCGGTTTTATAGAATCTCACCAGTTAGAGTTGTTTTAAAGAAGGGCTGAATTTTCAGATAGAATTCAGCCCTTTAAATGATATTAAAACCCACAGCTTAATTTTTTCAATCCTAAAATTTCCGTAAGTAATTGTTTTATAAAGAGGTAAAACCAAATGAGTTGGTTTAATATCCTCAAAGAACAAGTTGAAAGCAAATCACAACGCACCACCTTATTTAATGGCACTGTAACATGTTGGTTTAATATCCTCAAAGAACAAGTTGAAAGCAAATCACAACACGATGACGGGACAATAAGCGGCCACATTGGTTGGTTTAATATCCTCAAAGAACAAGTTGAAAGCAAATCACAACTAATGGTTCAACAACATTTTACAATAACCCGTTGGTTTAATATCCTCAAAGAATCCCGACTTGTCGGGAAAAGCAAATCACAACAAATCGCTTTGTGCGATTCATCTCTGTTAGTTGGTTTAATATCCTCAAAGAACAAGTTGAAAGCAAATCACAACTAATGGTTCAACAACATTTTACAATAACCCGTTGGTTTAATATCCTCAAAGAATCCCGACTTGTCGGGAAAAGCAAATCACAACATATCACTTAGTATTAACCACTCAAGTTTTGTTGGTTTAATATCCTCAAAGAACAAGTTGAAAGCAAATCACAACCAATCTGGGGGGTGAGACAGGTTTTTCATTGTTGGTTTAATATCCTCAAAGAATCCCGACTTGTCGGGAAAAGCAAATCACAACAGTGTTCTCATGTAAGCTCTCGTGAATCTGGTTGGTTTAATATCCTCAAAGAACAAGTTGAAAGCAAATCACAACAGAACTAATATAATTCCCCCATCATTGCTAGTTGGTTTAATATCCTCAAAGAACAAGTTGAAAGCAAATCACAACTTACAAAATCAGCATAATAATAACAAATCAGTTGGTTTAATATCCTCAAAGAACAAGTTGAAAGCAAATCACAACCCCATAGCCTCTCGGGTGTTCTGCCAAAGTGTTGGTTTAATATCCTCAAAGAACAAGTTGAAAGCAAATCACAACTATATGCAATTATGCTTCTTATTGTGCTTGGTTGGTTTAATATCCTCAAAGAACAAGTTGAAAGCAAATCACAACCAGGGGTTATTGTAGGATTATTAACACTTGGTTGGTTTAATATCCTCAAAGAACAAGTTGAAAGCAAATCACAACTAATGGTTCAACAACATTTTACAATAACCCGTTGGTTTAATATCCTCAAAGAATCCCGACTTGTCGGGAAAAGCAAATCACAACAAAAAGATATTGACTATCTTAAACAGATAGGTTGGTTTTAATATCCTCAAAGAACAAGTTGTCCAAAGGATGCTGTGCAAAAGCAAATCACAACAAATGGGACAGAAATATCGTCTTATGATAAGTTGGTTTTAATATCCTCAAAGAATCCCGACTTGTCGGGAAAAGCAAATCACAACTATATCATTATCATTTTAAAACCTGCATACAAATAGTCGCACGCTTCACGTCTACCTGTCGGTAGACAGGCGTGCGTGGATTGAAGGATTTTTGATTATTCACTTTAGTGGCAGACTAATTTCTTTAAATGATTTATTTTTTAATCAAGGTTAAGAATTAACTTTTTAACTACTTTTCTCTCCTAATTTTTTCTAATCTTTGCTATGCTTTTGTCATCGAGTTACTCTTTAAAAGTTTTATTTTAAGATAAAACTTATGAATAAATACATCTATTTTATCTTATCTTTCAAAAATACCATTCTTAAGATTATGCTTTCTCACTTAAGTAAAATCATACTTTTAACATCACTAAATTTAGATGCTTGCAATCTATAAAAATAGATAGCGCTAGATAATTCCGAGCCGTCAAATGTTACCTTATAATTTCCCGCATTCTGATGCTCATTCACCAAAACTGAAACTTCTTCACCTAATAAATTGTAAATTGACAACTTAACATTGCTGCTAATAGGAAGCTTATAAGATATTAGCGTTATTGGATTAAAAGGATTGGGATAGTTTTGCAATAGATAATAATCTTTGACAGATAAATTATCGTCACTTACCGATGTTATAGATAATTCACGCTTTCTGAAATATACACGAACTGATGTTGCCGGATTATTAATATCATCCTCAGAAATTACTTCATAATTAACAGCAAATTCACCAGTTGGCAAAACTGTTGCGGTTTTAAACCCAACAGTCGAATCATTTCTATCTGTAATGAATTCAGGGGTAATCCAATTTATTCCTCTATCAGTTGAATATGTCATCATTATATCACCCTGAACATTACCATTTGAAAAATTAAAATCTCGTTCATCTTTCCAAGTTACATAGAGTATGTTATTTTTTTCGTCATATCTTGTTCCTTCAATTAATTGCGAACGATAATTATCCGAAAACATTCCGTTCGCAGGATTATTAGGCAATTGCCAACTTGCACCAAGATTATCTGAATAGGTATAATAATTTCTCGCACCCCAAAATGGATTAGTAGCTGGATATTTTGTGTAGAAAAGATGAATTCTATTATTAGTGTCTATTATCAAATCCGGATCCCAATCACTATCTGATGAAGTTATAGTTGGAATTGGTGGAGTCCACGATTGTCCACCATCTGTACTAAATACTAAATAAACATCCCATCTGTTCAATCCACCAACAGAATCCCTCCACGAAATTGCCAGAGTGTCTCCGGCATTATCAAACTGTGCATGCGGAAATGCTGAGTGATGTCCGTCATTACTGCTTATTGGAATTGCTGAGCTCCAGTTAATTCCACCATCGGTTGACCTTGAATAGAAAGATTCAGCAGTGTTAGATGAGTTTGTACTTCCCTCATTCCACATTACATGAATTCTGTTCTTTCTATCTATTGTTAAATGCGGAACGAAATTCCCATAAGACATATTCGAGCTAACTCGTATGGAATCATGAAGAATATTCAGATTTGAATCAAGTTGAGAGATAAATAATGCTTTAGGATTTACAGAACTCCAAATCGCATAAACATTATTATTTTTGTCAATAGCAAGTTTTGGTGATGATGCACCAATCACCATGTCAGTTGGAGTAAATCGTACTGGTGTTGACCAACTATTTCCGCCGTCGTCTGAAAATGTTAAATAATGACCATATATCTGGTTAATATTTGAAGCATTTAATTCAGATGTTGAAATAATTATTCTTCCTCCAGATGTAACCACCATATTATTGTATAACACGCCTCGTTGTTTTGGATTAAGCGATTCGTTGTACCTTGGTAGAAGAATTTCATTTTGCCAATTTGTTCCCACACCATGTTGGCAAAAAGTTGTTGGGAAATAAAACGAAATGACCATAAATAAAATTAGCTTATATGGAAAAAGTTTCATGTATCTCTCCAGCATTTAATTATTTAATCAATAAGACATCCATTAGCAGGAAATAGTTTAAAGAATTATAAAAAAAATTTTGTTATGGAATCTAACTATCTGAAAATTAAAGAGATAAGATTAAATCAAATGGTGCAAGGGGTTTTTCAAAAGCTATTTCTTTTTACTTAATAATAATGTTCAATAAAACTAGCCACAACCCAGGCAGCAGTATAATTATCAGCAAGCATAACCGCTGCAAGATGAGCTTTCTGCTATATTTCCTCCTTTATTTGTTAAATTGTTAGCCCATTGCGAGCAATTGAGCCATAACAGTTTCAGTTACTTCATCTCCATAAATTGTAGTCTGCTGCAATTTTGCTGCATAATTGGTTAATGCATTTACATTACTTTCAGTATATTGCCTTGTTTGTTGTAAAGCAGTATTTAATTTAATTAATGCAGCTTGTTGTTTTTGGTATTCATTTAAGTGAGTTCGAAATGCAGTCGATATTACATCGAATGATTCTTTAAAACCTTGGATAATTTCTCTGGCTTTGTTAAACCCCTGTGAAATAGAAGTTATTAAGCCATTTACTTCCTGTTGACCATACTTGAAACTTTTATAAAGTTCTTTTATATTATCATCGGTTAAATTTAGGACAGCATTGGCGTCTTTACCGTCTATTCTTAATTTTAGGATTATTTCATTGGTTGGCATATGGATAACTTATTTTTTTGGATCGCAATATTGTTTATTATCATCTTTGCTGATTGGTTAACTATCAAATTATTTTATAAAAAATAATTATTTATCTTTAATCTTTTTCCATTCCGCAACTCTTAACCTCATCTCGTTTAATTCACGCACTTTAATCAAATAATACCAATCATAACAATACTCAACATTTAAATCGTTGATCAAATCTGTCTTTGATATATCGCCTTCGGAGAGTTTAAATAATACCGGGTTTATATCTACGCTTGCGGGCTCATAATAGTTAACTTTTAATTCGCTTAAGCTCTCAAGCTCTCCGGCTGCTCTGTCATATTCCTCATTCAGTTTATCGAAGAGCCCGATGTATTTTTCATCAAACTTTTTTTTCGTGTAAAAAAATCATTGATAGCCCTGCTTACTTCATTAAAATCATTTTCATATATATCCCCTTCAACAGGTTTATCGAGTATAATTGCAAGTAAATCTTCTACCCGGTTATCAGTTAACAACAAGGCAATAGAATTGTTGTCATCCGGGTTTATACCGCCTAATATTTTTAATATACTCCCCCAATCTTTCAGAGTATATTTATTTTTTAGATGATAAGTCTGCTGATTTATTGTGTATGTGTTTGTCGTCGTTTGCATTAATTTCTCCTTGTGATACAATCTTTAGCGTGATTAATTCTTTTAGTTGGTAAGTTTTTGATTCATCCGGCACATTACAAACCAGTTCATTATTAACATAATTAAACCCGTTCAAACGGCTTGAGGTATAATAACCCTGGTTACCGTTTTTATCGAATGCTCTTAAGGCATAATTTCCTTTTCCAATCTTTATCTTAAGTTCCATAAATTCTCCTTTTTAAAAGTCCCTCTCCTTAGGATGGCACAGCCATTCCTAACGGAAGAGGGATTTAGGGTGAGGCATCTTAATAACCAAATTTAATTGTACCGCCGGTAGTTCCTCTTGTATCCGCAGCACTACCACCATTACCAGTCCCATACAAAAATGACACTGCATAAATCGGTACTCTTCCTTCAAGCACTATTTTAAGTGTTCTTTCTTCATCATTAATTACCATTTCATCGGTTTGCGATAGGACATTTGTATTGAACATAAACTTATCATAATAGGCCCCGGCATTTTTTTCTTGGAATATTACTTCGTCCAGCGCTCCCTTGTTTAATCTTGTAACAAA contains:
- the cas1 gene encoding type II CRISPR-associated endonuclease Cas1 — its product is MIKRTLYFGNPAYLSLKNMQMLIKLPISGNDNEATDEDKNEKYKDRNNQNTFPIEDIGIVILDNQQITITQGLLSSLLDNNSAIVTCDSRHHPAGLFLPLESNLEQSQRFQEQIEASVPLKKQLWQQTISSKIINQALLLNKIGVKSDNMKKWARDVKSGDPDNLEGRAAAYYWKNLFPEELQFQRDRYGKPPNNLLNYGYAILRAVVARSLVASGLLPTLGIHHHNKYNAFCLADDIMEPYRPFVDDIIVTLVRDGEDFTELTPSIKKQLLTIPVIDVFIEEQKRPLMIAVQRTTSSLAKCFSGNQRKIIYPVFRL
- the cas2 gene encoding CRISPR-associated endonuclease Cas2, which produces MMRLNQYRIMWILVLFDLPTDTPKDRKAYAKFRKELIKDGFNMFQFSIYARHCASKENMQAHVKRVREILPSKGHVGILKITDKQFGMMEIFYGKKKEDSGFIESHQLELF
- a CDS encoding T9SS type A sorting domain-containing protein, coding for MKLFPYKLILFMVISFYFPTTFCQHGVGTNWQNEILLPRYNESLNPKQRGVLYNNMVVTSGGRIIISTSELNASNINQIYGHYLTFSDDGGNSWSTPVRFTPTDMVIGASSPKLAIDKNNNVYAIWSSVNPKALFISQLDSNLNILHDSIRVSSNMSYGNFVPHLTIDRKNRIHVMWNEGSTNSSNTAESFYSRSTDGGINWSSAIPISSNDGHHSAFPHAQFDNAGDTLAISWRDSVGGLNRWDVYLVFSTDGGQSWTPPIPTITSSDSDWDPDLIIDTNNRIHLFYTKYPATNPFWGARNYYTYSDNLGASWQLPNNPANGMFSDNYRSQLIEGTRYDEKNNILYVTWKDERDFNFSNGNVQGDIMMTYSTDRGINWITPEFITDRNDSTVGFKTATVLPTGEFAVNYEVISEDDINNPATSVRVYFRKRELSITSVSDDNLSVKDYYLLQNYPNPFNPITLISYKLPISSNVKLSIYNLLGEEVSVLVNEHQNAGNYKVTFDGSELSSAIYFYRLQASKFSDVKSMILLK